A genomic stretch from Desulfurococcaceae archaeon MEX13E-LK6-19 includes:
- a CDS encoding MFS transporter, which yields MKNFLVDSILDLQNRLRAFGKELLMLLPQSILLYTFVHSALLSLSWVIRPLFLYTLGYSGFEFGLLGSIVLASSMVASLVGGWYVDRYSALNLMYISIALESLSILLLSSGDKILIVLSAVVSGLGFNLNWNTFTILISRISSEKKYEQAYSYVWSLSFIGNSVGAFMGWVPGILISYFHYPEREVYRSTLAIVSLLVFSTLLLLRKISEPKGYPIAKEEGEQEKCCGWRELPWNIVGRFIVVEALIGFGAALSIHNISYYFILKYGVGSGELGTMYGLNDLIMGLLMILLPEASRRVGGALRLYILLSSTSIPLLIAITLVVNYYIAMALYLVRTILMNITHPIYSAFMMSIIPSSYRGRSLSIINISRNFTSIFARSLGGYLLDVDLELPLRITSMVYSIDIILLVFLFKEHVFRKSAQ from the coding sequence ATGAAGAATTTTCTCGTAGACAGTATATTGGATTTACAAAATAGATTGAGGGCATTTGGAAAAGAATTATTGATGCTTTTACCACAGAGCATTCTACTTTACACATTTGTACACTCTGCACTACTGAGCTTGTCATGGGTTATAAGACCTCTCTTCCTATATACTCTCGGTTATTCTGGCTTCGAATTTGGTTTGCTTGGAAGCATAGTCTTAGCGTCATCTATGGTGGCGAGTCTTGTTGGCGGATGGTATGTTGATAGGTATAGTGCTTTAAATCTCATGTACATCTCTATAGCACTTGAGTCTCTTTCAATACTGTTGCTATCAAGTGGTGACAAGATACTAATCGTGTTATCGGCAGTAGTATCGGGGCTTGGATTTAATCTTAATTGGAACACGTTTACAATACTCATTAGCAGGATATCCAGTGAGAAAAAGTATGAGCAAGCATATTCTTATGTTTGGTCACTAAGCTTCATAGGGAACTCTGTTGGAGCATTCATGGGTTGGGTTCCTGGGATCCTCATAAGTTACTTTCATTACCCTGAAAGAGAAGTATACAGGTCAACACTAGCCATAGTCTCCCTACTAGTCTTCTCGACGCTACTGTTGCTGAGGAAAATTAGTGAACCAAAAGGGTACCCTATAGCAAAGGAAGAGGGTGAACAAGAAAAATGTTGTGGATGGAGAGAACTACCGTGGAATATAGTAGGGAGATTCATTGTAGTTGAAGCTCTGATAGGTTTTGGTGCAGCTCTATCAATACACAACATAAGCTATTATTTCATACTAAAATACGGTGTTGGCAGCGGAGAACTTGGGACAATGTATGGTCTAAATGATCTAATAATGGGCTTGTTGATGATTCTCCTCCCAGAAGCGTCAAGAAGAGTGGGTGGTGCATTACGTCTCTACATACTATTGTCTAGCACGAGTATACCATTACTAATAGCGATCACTCTTGTGGTCAACTATTATATTGCTATGGCACTTTATCTCGTCAGAACGATCTTGATGAACATAACCCACCCGATATACTCTGCCTTCATGATGAGTATCATACCCAGTAGCTATAGAGGTAGGTCATTATCAATAATAAACATATCACGTAATTTCACAAGCATATTTGCTAGAAGTCTCGGAGGATATCTTCTTGACGTCGACCTAGAGCTTCCTTTAAGAATAACATCTATGGTATACAGTATAGACATCATACTCCTTGTATTCCTGTTTAAAGAGCATGTGTTTAGGAAATCTGCTCAATAA
- a CDS encoding MMPL family transporter gives MGLADKIVRHPRAVIAIWIIIIILAAPLSIKLDEVLSYEETGFLPENTESVKADNILQEKFNISAEAMGISMLLITGINASDPNAWDSYKEFKEKVEGVYAENLTSYYDIHENIEEQSENISIFIVEQLANTTTMMKNFTKQLVEGYGLFLNQSYIMYNMVSMTKVMLINMSSEYHVLVDNITQLHQLIYGVHDTIKELDEGYAVLKENLTMLYKLMMMLKNSIREYNNAVYNIDYTYSLLYYNVTRTFYYLAYATDAYVNGTLDQNDIATVIYYTNMSSLGPVEPELVVVVFNVTYGIVGNNTDIVDDYMLANITKEILLNQLSSQVSGDELYLLEEITNMYHNAFINTLSVNETQDNKLILGTYTLNTSLAGASQDNALLVIEDVGDKAVKLLTKPLADLIYQQASSAGYSIPYEMALLIANESIELGPMPTSNDLKNAVINTTIASTSLMNKSIPMPETELRSILETIYSQGLTTPVLQEIYRTIVESEARNYPPPMNTTILLCLDKVLMLDPDATGSLAEDEELLRDLTIDVVNTMLANMGAPKEFMGLVEKLYDLGESPNPEIFEKLAKDILVNMTNKMIEENITFLPENIQLMNMSKEDLREFIAVIVEKAIEISPDNETAVYLATKEIVFNLTSEMMKETNITAPVDLTQLFDALYSLGFNATFNDVRTVVTPIFREEAAKMLENIPADVPEDIIEKLNNTIEWVIENYPLNESKVKQYVVSLVYNITSDYAEENAVMKDVLSRIDLKKIIEELYGYEEVNATIVESIADEIKPVLESIFLDYMKAYMETLKSSDDTTLLILFAPLGSNDDEKYDNAFKLRQIAEEVFGKHFSNAKTYVAGGVVTTKEMEKVGRQDIGKVRRYSYLLTLIILFIVVEAIFATIIPFISIGAAIMVASAIVYFIAAYVMDISSWARILMTTTALGLGIDYTTYYLHRLKEYLDRGMPLTDAAAEALRRARDAIVASASTDIIGFAALTIAWDFPFLRVIGITVPIAIFSVFLASLTLIPAITVIVGGSRAFWWPRRIGRKASSMLRESKVVNGVIKARYLIIVLVILFSIPATQTFLTFKGSHDLELYLPEGTQTREAYLLLGEKIGAAATSPTYVVLIFNKPVGDNELALIEKISSEIAGLKYVRIVYGPTRPFGEPLENITLDYVKAYNGTAFISDDKKVVMLRVIFSVPGESDEARDTVKAIRSIVKKYVNPSGPLVEAYTGGIAASLVDLDELLQYNFWRKIIPVSVALMFLALVFSLRGVIAALVTMGTIYVGITWSIWFSSILFQKFFGKPLLWFLPLVILVVLLGVGVDYNSFYLVKARDEMERLDPRKALSVAARTSGKLIIGLALILVSSYSSLMLTSMWAMKEMGFVLSSGILFIAVSAVYIMAPAIIAVFGRRTWWPFKVGGRGRKHEDKEVNN, from the coding sequence ATGGGTTTGGCAGATAAAATCGTTCGCCACCCACGTGCAGTGATAGCTATATGGATAATAATTATCATACTCGCAGCACCATTATCAATAAAACTCGACGAAGTTCTCAGCTACGAGGAAACAGGTTTTCTTCCAGAGAATACCGAGAGTGTTAAAGCAGACAATATTCTTCAAGAGAAATTCAATATATCAGCCGAAGCAATGGGCATCTCAATGCTTTTGATAACAGGAATCAATGCAAGCGATCCCAATGCATGGGATTCATACAAGGAATTTAAAGAGAAAGTAGAAGGAGTTTATGCAGAGAATCTGACAAGCTATTACGATATCCATGAGAATATTGAAGAACAATCAGAGAATATATCGATCTTTATTGTAGAACAGCTTGCCAACACTACCACTATGATGAAGAATTTCACTAAACAACTAGTAGAAGGATATGGGCTATTCCTCAACCAGTCTTACATTATGTATAATATGGTGTCTATGACTAAAGTGATGCTAATTAATATGAGTAGTGAATACCATGTGCTTGTCGATAATATCACACAGCTGCATCAGCTGATCTATGGTGTACACGATACAATCAAGGAGCTTGATGAAGGATATGCTGTTCTCAAAGAGAATCTTACAATGCTCTACAAACTAATGATGATGCTCAAGAACAGTATAAGAGAATACAATAATGCAGTATATAACATTGACTACACATATTCTCTACTATACTACAATGTCACGAGAACATTCTACTACTTAGCATATGCTACAGACGCTTATGTTAATGGTACACTTGACCAAAACGACATAGCTACAGTCATATATTACACAAACATGAGCAGTCTCGGACCAGTTGAGCCAGAGCTTGTCGTTGTTGTATTTAATGTAACGTATGGTATTGTAGGTAACAACACGGATATAGTAGACGACTATATGCTCGCTAATATAACAAAAGAGATCTTGTTAAACCAATTGTCTAGCCAGGTATCAGGCGATGAACTATATTTACTTGAAGAAATAACAAACATGTACCATAATGCTTTCATCAATACACTGTCTGTTAACGAGACACAAGACAATAAGCTAATACTTGGTACTTACACGCTGAATACAAGCCTGGCCGGAGCATCACAAGATAATGCCTTACTGGTAATAGAAGATGTGGGAGATAAAGCAGTTAAATTATTGACTAAACCTTTAGCTGACCTCATATACCAGCAAGCATCTTCAGCAGGATATAGTATCCCCTACGAAATGGCGTTACTCATAGCCAATGAGTCCATAGAGTTAGGGCCAATGCCTACGAGTAATGATTTAAAGAATGCAGTGATCAACACGACCATAGCATCTACTAGCTTGATGAACAAGAGCATTCCTATGCCGGAGACAGAGCTTAGAAGCATATTAGAAACAATATATAGCCAAGGTTTGACAACTCCTGTACTCCAAGAGATCTATAGGACCATAGTCGAGAGCGAAGCCAGGAACTACCCGCCTCCAATGAATACCACTATTCTCTTGTGTCTAGACAAGGTATTAATGCTCGATCCAGATGCTACTGGTTCTCTAGCCGAGGACGAGGAGTTGCTTAGAGATCTGACTATAGATGTTGTTAACACCATGCTAGCAAACATGGGTGCCCCCAAGGAGTTCATGGGCTTAGTAGAGAAGCTATACGATTTGGGAGAATCACCCAACCCCGAGATATTCGAGAAACTAGCTAAGGATATACTGGTCAACATGACAAACAAAATGATCGAGGAGAACATTACATTTCTACCAGAGAACATTCAGTTAATGAACATGAGCAAAGAAGATCTAAGAGAATTCATTGCGGTAATCGTTGAGAAAGCAATAGAGATAAGTCCCGACAACGAGACAGCTGTTTATCTTGCTACAAAAGAAATAGTATTCAACCTAACCAGTGAAATGATGAAAGAAACGAATATCACAGCACCAGTTGATCTAACACAATTATTCGATGCATTGTATAGTCTTGGATTCAATGCAACATTTAATGACGTAAGGACTGTTGTTACACCGATATTTAGAGAAGAAGCAGCCAAGATGTTGGAGAATATACCTGCTGACGTTCCGGAGGATATTATTGAGAAGCTGAACAATACTATTGAATGGGTTATAGAGAACTATCCTTTGAACGAGAGCAAGGTTAAACAATATGTTGTATCATTGGTTTACAATATAACTAGTGATTATGCTGAAGAAAACGCTGTCATGAAGGATGTTCTGTCGAGAATTGACTTGAAGAAGATTATAGAAGAACTTTATGGTTACGAGGAAGTTAATGCCACGATTGTAGAGAGTATAGCTGATGAGATAAAACCTGTTCTCGAAAGCATTTTCCTAGACTACATGAAAGCCTACATGGAGACGTTGAAAAGTAGTGATGACACAACATTGCTCATATTATTTGCTCCCCTAGGTAGCAACGACGATGAAAAGTATGATAACGCCTTCAAACTAAGGCAGATCGCAGAGGAGGTGTTTGGTAAGCACTTTAGTAACGCTAAAACATATGTTGCCGGGGGTGTAGTGACGACTAAGGAGATGGAGAAAGTTGGACGCCAGGATATAGGCAAGGTACGAAGATACAGTTACCTCTTGACTCTGATAATTCTATTCATTGTCGTAGAAGCAATATTCGCAACAATAATACCATTCATATCAATAGGAGCGGCCATAATGGTTGCATCAGCTATAGTATACTTCATAGCAGCCTACGTGATGGACATTAGTAGCTGGGCAAGAATACTAATGACAACCACGGCACTCGGACTAGGAATAGACTATACAACATACTATCTACACAGACTCAAAGAATATCTGGACAGAGGCATGCCACTAACTGATGCTGCAGCAGAGGCTCTGCGTAGAGCAAGAGATGCCATTGTAGCAAGTGCTTCAACAGACATAATTGGTTTCGCAGCACTCACGATAGCATGGGACTTCCCGTTCCTCAGAGTAATAGGCATAACAGTACCAATAGCCATATTCTCGGTGTTCCTGGCAAGCCTAACACTAATACCAGCCATAACAGTGATCGTAGGTGGATCGAGAGCATTCTGGTGGCCACGTCGCATTGGCAGGAAGGCTTCCAGCATGTTGAGAGAGAGTAAGGTAGTGAATGGGGTAATAAAGGCAAGGTACCTAATTATAGTGTTGGTAATATTGTTCTCGATACCAGCTACACAAACATTCTTGACATTCAAGGGGAGTCATGACCTAGAACTATATCTGCCTGAAGGAACACAAACACGTGAAGCCTATTTATTACTTGGAGAAAAAATAGGAGCAGCAGCTACATCGCCAACCTATGTGGTACTAATATTCAATAAGCCTGTTGGAGATAATGAGTTAGCATTGATAGAGAAGATCTCGAGTGAAATAGCTGGGTTGAAGTATGTAAGGATAGTATATGGCCCAACAAGACCATTTGGAGAACCATTAGAGAACATTACTCTAGACTATGTGAAAGCATACAATGGTACAGCATTCATTTCTGATGACAAGAAAGTAGTGATGCTGAGAGTAATCTTTAGTGTACCAGGCGAAAGCGATGAAGCGAGAGATACGGTGAAAGCAATAAGGAGTATAGTCAAGAAGTACGTGAATCCAAGTGGGCCACTTGTGGAGGCATATACTGGCGGTATAGCAGCATCTCTTGTCGATCTTGACGAGCTTCTTCAGTACAATTTCTGGCGCAAAATCATACCAGTATCAGTGGCTCTTATGTTCCTGGCACTAGTATTCTCATTGCGTGGAGTAATAGCCGCATTAGTGACTATGGGTACTATCTACGTTGGAATAACATGGAGTATATGGTTCTCCAGCATATTGTTCCAGAAATTCTTCGGAAAACCACTACTATGGTTCCTGCCACTGGTAATACTAGTAGTACTGCTTGGTGTAGGTGTAGACTACAATAGCTTCTATCTAGTCAAGGCACGTGACGAGATGGAGAGACTTGACCCACGTAAAGCACTCAGTGTAGCAGCTCGTACCTCGGGTAAACTCATTATAGGACTAGCCTTAATACTAGTATCATCATATTCATCACTAATGCTAACGAGCATGTGGGCTATGAAGGAAATGGGCTTCGTCCTATCATCAGGAATACTATTCATAGCAGTATCGGCAGTATACATCATGGCCCCAGCGATAATAGCAGTCTTCGGCAGAAGAACATGGTGGCCTTTCAAGGTAGGCGGGAGAGGGAGAAAACATGAAGACAAGGAGGTGAATAACTAA
- a CDS encoding PadR family transcriptional regulator, translated as MQINKIENRAKNLIKSLFSVPLRNLVLQLIALYGEMHGYEIMKKIEEITMGFWKPSTSTLYMVLDNLVKEGLLESREEYRGKIKRVKYRITEKGLEILRMSIGTTLEILYQIIEKLEDLNKKLKTAKPGKKLITPEDIKRHIETLKKIRDILNEKIIELESKLDTMNYNSSM; from the coding sequence ATGCAGATCAATAAGATAGAGAATAGAGCCAAGAACTTGATCAAGAGTCTTTTCAGTGTTCCACTACGTAATCTCGTTCTCCAGCTAATCGCACTTTATGGGGAAATGCATGGATACGAGATTATGAAGAAAATAGAAGAAATAACAATGGGCTTCTGGAAGCCGAGCACATCAACACTATACATGGTTCTCGACAACCTAGTTAAGGAGGGTCTCTTAGAGTCTCGTGAAGAATATCGTGGCAAGATCAAGAGGGTAAAGTATAGGATTACAGAGAAAGGATTAGAGATACTTAGGATGAGTATTGGGACAACGCTTGAGATACTGTACCAGATTATTGAAAAACTCGAGGATCTGAATAAAAAACTGAAGACAGCTAAACCAGGTAAGAAACTTATTACACCAGAGGATATCAAGCGCCATATAGAGACTCTTAAGAAGATACGTGATATACTTAATGAGAAAATTATTGAACTAGAGAGTAAGCTTGATACAATGAACTACAATAGTTCAATGTAA
- a CDS encoding MFS transporter has product MRWSEIPLPARRYILYHTIITPLLITWYMVPLYMMMTGYNVFEVGLFFTIVNIASIPVTYMIGKLFDKVPIRHGLITIDALDGIALICYGFAYGPIAPLMLFLGLLINKISGLFYPLYQAAEKILYPKDRLEEVFAWHMRLPELSQLIGFLVLGYLFGYVFNKPVHYRVAFILFGLSSVFTIMYLIKALPRMDTTERISTEKLVFKIDREFKIILVIEALMIIAWALAPEIVLLNYIVNKLGLTLFEVMVVEAAISIGAIAATFVSERISSTNRFKAMAFGYLLVTLWALIMYLAPLLPMVVIAYLIGRFGETLAFPFYRSWLFSKIPSEKAASILSAISSYRRIIILFTPAIAGYLAYISPTLPYLASLVFFMSIIFILLYMEYIVKRKRESK; this is encoded by the coding sequence ATGCGGTGGAGCGAAATCCCATTGCCTGCCCGTAGATACATACTGTACCATACGATAATTACACCACTCCTCATCACATGGTATATGGTTCCACTATACATGATGATGACTGGGTACAATGTATTTGAAGTCGGGTTATTCTTCACCATAGTGAACATAGCGTCTATACCGGTAACATATATGATTGGTAAGCTGTTCGATAAAGTCCCTATAAGACATGGGCTCATCACGATTGATGCGCTCGATGGCATAGCACTAATATGTTACGGCTTTGCCTATGGGCCTATAGCACCATTAATGTTGTTTCTAGGTCTCCTCATAAACAAGATATCTGGCTTATTCTATCCATTATACCAGGCTGCTGAGAAGATACTCTATCCAAAAGACAGACTGGAAGAAGTATTTGCATGGCACATGAGGCTTCCCGAACTAAGCCAGCTCATTGGGTTCCTCGTGCTAGGCTACTTGTTTGGCTATGTATTCAATAAGCCTGTACACTATAGGGTAGCGTTTATTTTATTTGGTCTCTCCTCAGTCTTCACAATAATGTATTTAATCAAAGCATTACCGCGCATGGATACTACTGAGAGAATTAGTACAGAGAAGTTAGTCTTCAAGATAGACAGGGAGTTCAAGATCATATTGGTTATCGAGGCATTAATGATAATTGCATGGGCTCTTGCTCCAGAAATAGTGCTCCTCAACTATATTGTGAACAAACTAGGGTTAACGCTATTTGAAGTAATGGTCGTAGAGGCAGCTATTAGTATTGGTGCTATAGCCGCTACTTTCGTCTCCGAGAGGATAAGTAGTACAAACAGGTTCAAAGCCATGGCTTTTGGCTACCTCTTGGTAACACTATGGGCTCTAATAATGTATTTAGCACCACTACTCCCCATGGTCGTCATAGCCTATTTAATAGGTAGGTTCGGTGAAACACTAGCATTCCCATTCTATAGGTCATGGCTATTCAGCAAGATACCTAGCGAGAAAGCAGCAAGCATATTATCAGCAATATCAAGCTATAGAAGAATAATAATATTGTTCACACCAGCTATAGCAGGCTATCTAGCATACATCTCGCCAACACTACCATATCTCGCAAGCCTTGTCTTCTTCATGTCGATAATATTCATACTATTATACATGGAGTATATAGTTAAGAGAAAAAGGGAATCTAAATAA
- a CDS encoding TIGR00266 family protein, producing the protein MKWEIKNRPSYSILRIELEPGEQVTAEPGAMVYMSSGIEVKTQSGGLLKGLMRKMLGGESFFLNTFVARERGEIWFAPSLPGDIEYIEVKPGEDIIVQDTSYLAHHGDVDVGVAWRGFRGLLAEGELFWLKLSGNGGAWITSYGGIEKIELRPGEKAVVDNFHFVAMSAGMKWNVRKFGGLKSFLFGGEGLVIEVEGPGKLLIQTRSLPAFAQLIAKYIGGRR; encoded by the coding sequence ATGAAGTGGGAGATCAAGAACCGCCCATCATACTCTATACTACGCATAGAACTTGAGCCAGGCGAACAAGTTACAGCAGAACCCGGTGCAATGGTTTATATGAGCAGCGGTATCGAAGTCAAGACGCAGAGCGGCGGCCTACTCAAAGGACTCATGAGGAAAATGCTTGGCGGCGAAAGCTTCTTCCTAAATACATTCGTGGCTAGAGAACGAGGAGAAATATGGTTTGCTCCCAGCCTACCCGGAGACATAGAGTACATTGAAGTCAAGCCAGGTGAGGATATTATAGTCCAGGATACTAGCTATCTGGCGCACCATGGTGATGTAGATGTTGGTGTAGCATGGAGAGGATTCCGTGGATTACTCGCTGAAGGAGAATTGTTCTGGTTAAAACTCTCGGGCAACGGTGGTGCATGGATTACAAGTTATGGCGGTATAGAAAAGATAGAACTTAGACCAGGTGAAAAAGCGGTTGTAGATAACTTCCACTTCGTAGCAATGAGTGCTGGAATGAAATGGAATGTAAGGAAATTCGGTGGACTAAAATCATTCCTCTTCGGAGGAGAAGGACTAGTAATAGAAGTAGAGGGGCCAGGAAAACTATTAATACAAACACGCTCACTACCAGCGTTCGCTCAATTAATAGCTAAGTATATAGGTGGACGAAGATAG
- a CDS encoding YkgJ family cysteine cluster protein, with product MVDDILVVVNCKMNSSFCGKCCYDTEMILTIDDIMEIMGLGYSIDYFAELRDGYVRLRNINGHCVFLDPETNKCMIYKWRPVGCRLYPLIYDPWRDEILVDKLCPRADVLRDKIDTSRYKQLFRRILEKAQEAIDFYKQYKLHC from the coding sequence TTGGTGGACGATATATTAGTAGTTGTTAATTGCAAAATGAACAGCAGTTTCTGTGGTAAGTGTTGTTATGATACAGAAATGATCTTGACGATAGATGATATAATGGAGATCATGGGTTTAGGTTATAGTATTGATTATTTTGCAGAACTACGAGACGGGTATGTGAGATTACGTAACATAAATGGCCACTGTGTGTTTCTTGACCCAGAGACAAACAAGTGCATGATATACAAGTGGAGACCTGTTGGTTGTAGACTTTATCCATTGATATATGATCCATGGAGAGACGAGATACTAGTAGACAAGCTATGCCCTAGGGCGGATGTACTTCGAGACAAAATAGATACATCTCGATACAAGCAATTATTTAGGAGGATACTAGAGAAAGCACAAGAAGCTATAGATTTCTACAAACAATACAAACTACATTGCTAG
- a CDS encoding lipoate--protein ligase family protein, which yields MAIDETMLILRDENKIPNTLRLYVFNPSAVTFGYFQRINDAVNVEYLLENNIGFTRRITGGGSVYHDRFGEITYSIVAPIDEIARDIQESYRIICQGIVYAIKEFGLDAVFKPVNDVIVNNKKISGSAQARKKNALLQHGTLMYNTDLDILAKCLKAPKKKLESHGVKSIRERVTTLSIELGRRVTKNEVINAMIKGFKKALGINELKLSTYTPQEIELATRLKEKYMSKEWIYKR from the coding sequence ATGGCTATAGACGAGACTATGCTTATCCTACGTGACGAGAACAAGATACCCAATACTCTTCGCCTCTACGTTTTCAACCCTAGTGCCGTGACTTTCGGGTACTTCCAGAGAATAAATGATGCCGTGAATGTAGAGTATCTATTGGAGAACAATATAGGTTTTACACGCCGTATCACAGGTGGTGGATCAGTATATCATGATAGGTTCGGCGAGATAACCTATAGCATTGTAGCCCCTATAGACGAGATCGCCCGTGACATACAGGAGAGCTATAGGATCATATGCCAAGGCATAGTATACGCGATAAAGGAGTTCGGTTTAGACGCTGTATTCAAGCCTGTAAACGACGTTATTGTAAACAACAAGAAGATCTCTGGCAGTGCTCAAGCCAGGAAAAAGAATGCCTTGCTACAACACGGGACACTCATGTACAATACAGACCTAGACATATTAGCCAAATGCCTTAAAGCACCAAAGAAGAAACTCGAGTCCCACGGCGTTAAATCGATCAGGGAAAGAGTGACAACACTATCAATAGAACTAGGGAGGAGAGTAACCAAAAACGAAGTAATAAACGCCATGATCAAGGGATTCAAGAAAGCCCTAGGAATAAACGAGCTAAAACTATCCACATACACACCACAAGAAATCGAGCTAGCAACAAGACTCAAGGAAAAATACATGTCCAAAGAATGGATCTACAAGAGGTGA